One stretch of Novosphingobium pentaromativorans US6-1 DNA includes these proteins:
- a CDS encoding TorF family putative porin encodes MLTSVRGLFAATLFAGAALAATPAFADDAGVPSDITISGNASLVTEYRFRGVDLSGGDIAVQGGVDISHSSGFYVGTWGSSLDEDTVGFGHTELDLYGGWSGEIASGVSGDIGVIYYAYPNAPAGDTDYVELYGSLSKTLGPVDATVGVAYAPKQDSLGGTDNFYVYTDLGVAVPNTPVSLKGHIGYTDGFLTFTNDGDAFDWSVGAEFAVNSNLSVGVSYVDAQGDYLPGDYKFTDGAVVGSLSVSF; translated from the coding sequence ATGCTTACGTCCGTCCGTGGCCTTTTCGCTGCAACTCTTTTCGCGGGTGCCGCACTCGCAGCAACCCCGGCATTCGCCGATGACGCCGGTGTCCCTTCGGACATCACCATCTCGGGCAATGCCTCGCTGGTTACCGAATACCGCTTCCGCGGCGTTGACCTCTCCGGCGGCGACATCGCTGTCCAGGGCGGCGTTGACATCAGCCACTCGAGCGGCTTCTACGTCGGCACCTGGGGTTCTTCGCTTGACGAGGACACCGTTGGTTTCGGTCACACCGAGCTCGACCTTTACGGCGGCTGGTCTGGTGAGATCGCGAGCGGCGTTTCGGGCGACATCGGCGTTATCTACTACGCCTATCCGAACGCGCCCGCCGGTGACACCGACTACGTCGAATTATACGGCTCGCTCAGCAAGACACTCGGCCCCGTGGATGCGACCGTTGGCGTTGCCTACGCTCCGAAGCAGGACTCGCTCGGCGGTACCGACAACTTCTACGTCTACACCGACCTCGGCGTTGCCGTGCCCAACACGCCGGTCAGCCTCAAGGGACACATCGGCTACACCGACGGTTTCCTGACCTTCACCAACGACGGCGATGCCTTCGACTGGTCGGTTGGCGCCGAATTCGCAGTGAACAGCAACCTGTCGGTCGGCGTGTCCTATGTCGATGCGCAGGGTGACTACCTGCCCGGCGACTACAAGTTCACCGACGGTGCCGTTGTCGGTTCGCTCTCGGTCTCGTTCTGA
- a CDS encoding SIMPL domain-containing protein — translation MTEHSPDNAPRSTGFFAQTTTKRWLASSTILAIGMIVGGFGLGDGLKRAQHADRSVTVRGLAERDVTADLATWTIAYSASAGNLSDAQGSVDRDTAHIRGFFRELGFPAEALQPTGVNVSQYKDNGVPTFTVRQRMTLRSTDIKRAQDAVRKQFELVRRGVVLEEGSGMAYTFTKLNDIKPEMVADATKDARAAAEQFAKDSGAEVGSIKNATQGYFSIDARDGETGGYGVSDTPYKKVRVVTTVNFYLK, via the coding sequence ATGACTGAGCATAGCCCAGATAATGCCCCCCGCTCCACCGGGTTCTTCGCCCAGACGACGACGAAGCGATGGTTGGCCAGTTCCACCATATTGGCGATCGGCATGATCGTCGGCGGTTTCGGCCTTGGCGACGGGCTAAAGCGCGCCCAACATGCGGACAGGTCGGTCACCGTGCGCGGACTTGCGGAACGCGACGTCACCGCCGATCTCGCGACCTGGACCATCGCCTATTCCGCCAGCGCCGGAAACCTGTCCGATGCGCAAGGCAGTGTGGATCGCGATACCGCGCATATCCGCGGTTTCTTTCGCGAACTGGGATTTCCGGCGGAGGCCCTGCAGCCGACCGGCGTCAACGTCTCGCAATACAAGGACAACGGCGTGCCGACATTCACTGTACGCCAGCGCATGACCCTACGCAGCACCGACATCAAACGTGCCCAGGATGCGGTAAGGAAGCAGTTCGAACTCGTTCGCCGGGGTGTCGTCCTCGAGGAAGGCTCGGGCATGGCCTATACCTTCACCAAGCTCAACGACATCAAGCCGGAGATGGTGGCCGATGCGACCAAGGACGCTCGCGCAGCGGCAGAGCAGTTCGCGAAAGACAGCGGGGCAGAAGTCGGCTCCATCAAGAACGCGACCCAGGGTTACTTTTCCATCGATGCCCGGGACGGCGAGACCGGCGGCTATGGCGTCTCTGACACACCTTACAAGAAGGTTCGCGTCGTCACGACCGTCAACTTCTATCTGAAGTGA
- a CDS encoding VOC family protein: MLKYLHTMVRVSDPDATIRFFELIGLKETRRFSSEQGRFTLIYLAAPGQEEAEVELTYNWPGEDGSQEEYTGGRNFGHLAFSVDNIYETCQRLMDAGVTINRPPRDGHMAFVRTPDEISIELLQDGGRLEPAEPWASMPNVGSW, from the coding sequence GTGCTCAAGTACCTCCACACCATGGTCCGGGTCAGCGATCCGGACGCAACGATCCGCTTCTTCGAACTGATCGGCCTGAAGGAGACCCGCCGATTCTCGAGCGAGCAGGGGCGGTTCACCCTGATCTACCTGGCCGCGCCGGGACAGGAAGAGGCCGAGGTCGAGCTGACCTATAACTGGCCCGGCGAGGATGGATCGCAGGAAGAATATACCGGCGGCCGCAACTTCGGACATCTCGCCTTCAGCGTCGACAATATCTACGAGACCTGCCAGCGGTTGATGGATGCGGGCGTAACGATCAACCGACCACCGCGCGATGGCCATATGGCTTTCGTGCGCACGCCGGACGAAATCTCCATCGAGCTGTTGCAGGACGGCGGCCGGCTCGAGCCGGCTGAGCCTTGGGCAAGCATGCCGAACGTCGGCAGCTGGTAA
- the nhaA gene encoding Na+/H+ antiporter NhaA, whose translation MSLKRHFANNLARAFTKLMGGEASAGILLIIVTALALTAANSPLAHDYHYLFHHELSWTPIAKLDSLHMWINDALMAIFFFVVGLEIKREILDGELSSAAKRRLPVLAAAAGMIAPALIYLAAAGSGQPMQRGWAIPAATDIAFAVGVLGLLGNRIPPSLRLFLLTVAIVDDLGAVVIIALFYTAQIKMMWGVGALILLAGLILANRRGVHHLWVYMLLGLGLWYCVLNTGIHATIAGVVLAFTIPLKPLYRGDSMLLRLEHALVPWNSYVIVPLFGFANAGVALSGIGLDGLLDPVPFGVALGLFIGKQIGIFAAIVIADRLGFAPRPAGASWVQLWGMAVLCGIGFTMSLFIGALAFPKYPLLIEEAKLGVLVGSLFSALLGYTILRFAKSPSPGAA comes from the coding sequence ATGAGCCTGAAAAGACATTTCGCCAACAATCTGGCGCGCGCTTTCACAAAGTTAATGGGCGGTGAAGCATCGGCAGGTATCCTGCTGATCATTGTCACCGCACTCGCACTTACTGCGGCCAACTCACCGCTGGCGCACGATTACCATTACTTGTTCCATCATGAACTCAGCTGGACGCCAATCGCCAAGCTCGACAGCCTGCACATGTGGATCAACGATGCGCTGATGGCGATTTTCTTCTTCGTCGTCGGCCTGGAGATCAAGCGCGAGATCCTTGATGGCGAGCTTTCGAGTGCCGCCAAGCGTCGACTTCCGGTCCTGGCCGCCGCAGCCGGCATGATCGCCCCGGCCCTGATCTATCTGGCGGCAGCAGGGAGCGGTCAGCCGATGCAGCGCGGTTGGGCGATTCCCGCGGCGACGGACATCGCCTTCGCAGTGGGCGTCCTCGGCCTGCTCGGCAATCGCATCCCGCCCTCGCTGCGCCTCTTCCTGCTCACGGTGGCCATTGTCGACGACCTGGGCGCTGTCGTCATCATCGCGCTGTTCTATACCGCGCAGATCAAGATGATGTGGGGCGTGGGCGCGCTGATCCTGCTCGCGGGACTGATCCTTGCGAACCGCCGCGGCGTCCATCACCTGTGGGTCTACATGCTGCTGGGCCTGGGACTGTGGTACTGCGTGCTCAACACCGGCATTCACGCCACGATTGCCGGCGTCGTGCTGGCCTTCACGATTCCGCTCAAGCCCCTTTATCGCGGAGACAGCATGCTGCTCCGCCTCGAACACGCACTGGTCCCATGGAACAGCTATGTAATCGTTCCGCTGTTCGGATTTGCGAACGCCGGTGTAGCCCTGAGCGGGATCGGCCTCGACGGCCTGCTCGATCCGGTTCCGTTCGGCGTCGCGCTCGGACTGTTCATCGGCAAGCAGATCGGCATTTTCGCCGCGATCGTCATTGCCGACAGGCTGGGCTTCGCACCGCGTCCGGCCGGGGCCTCCTGGGTCCAGTTGTGGGGCATGGCCGTGCTGTGCGGAATCGGCTTCACCATGAGCCTGTTCATCGGCGCTCTGGCCTTTCCCAAGTATCCGCTTCTGATCGAAGAGGCGAAACTCGGTGTCCTGGTCGGATCGCTGTTCTCTGCCCTGCTCGGATACACGATCCTGCGCTTCGCCAAGTCGCCTTCGCCAGGCGCTGCCTGA
- a CDS encoding glycosyl transferase family protein — protein sequence MDWIEAVRPVITVLQLVEQELMLFAAFWFLLGAIDDIAVDLCWIWLRLTGRACAGYVSREAAAAPLGGRAAVFIAAWQEEQVIGHTIHHALSVWKQAEFILYVGCYGNDPATISAAMAGAGNDPRVRIVIHHNAGPTTKADCLNRLYTALCDDERRYGYRFKSIVLHDSEDMVHPAELAVIDGALSDADFVQLPVWPEPQPGSPWIGGHYADEFTESHAKSLVVRNALGAAIPAAGVACGFSREMIARIAGYRHAEGGPGPFASECLTEDYELGLLVRREGGRSRFLRARDAEGQLVATRAYFPSRLEDAVRQKTRWIHGIAFQGWDRLGWDRGFADFWMALRDRRGPLTAFVLGTGYILLVIEGVFGVLRLAGWHSQLAMSPALKIMLLLCLASSLWRAFVRFVFTAREYGALEGLRAVLRIPVANFITIVAGRRALMRYIRTLRGEAVTWDKTRHDVHPAHASKPLGAAR from the coding sequence TTGGATTGGATTGAAGCCGTAAGGCCAGTCATTACAGTCCTGCAACTTGTTGAACAGGAACTTATGCTGTTCGCGGCGTTCTGGTTTCTGCTCGGGGCCATCGATGACATTGCCGTCGATCTGTGCTGGATCTGGCTGCGGCTGACCGGGCGCGCCTGTGCGGGATACGTCAGCCGGGAAGCCGCCGCGGCGCCGCTGGGCGGGCGTGCTGCAGTGTTCATCGCCGCCTGGCAGGAAGAGCAGGTCATCGGCCATACCATCCACCATGCCCTCTCGGTCTGGAAGCAAGCTGAATTCATCCTCTATGTCGGCTGTTACGGGAATGATCCAGCCACGATTTCGGCAGCCATGGCAGGTGCCGGCAATGATCCGCGCGTCAGGATCGTGATCCACCACAATGCCGGACCGACGACCAAAGCAGATTGCCTGAACCGCCTCTACACCGCCTTGTGTGACGACGAGCGACGGTACGGATACCGCTTCAAGAGCATAGTCTTGCACGATTCCGAGGACATGGTCCACCCGGCGGAGCTTGCTGTCATCGATGGCGCACTGTCGGACGCGGACTTCGTGCAGTTGCCGGTCTGGCCCGAGCCGCAACCGGGGTCGCCATGGATTGGCGGCCACTACGCGGACGAATTCACCGAATCCCATGCCAAATCGCTGGTCGTACGTAATGCTCTGGGCGCGGCCATTCCGGCAGCCGGCGTAGCCTGTGGCTTCTCGCGCGAGATGATCGCCCGGATCGCCGGGTATCGCCATGCGGAGGGCGGGCCGGGGCCATTTGCCTCGGAATGCCTGACCGAGGATTACGAACTGGGCTTGCTGGTGCGGCGGGAAGGGGGGCGCTCCCGTTTCCTGCGTGCCCGCGATGCCGAAGGCCAACTCGTTGCCACACGCGCCTATTTTCCCTCGCGACTTGAGGATGCAGTGCGTCAGAAGACGCGCTGGATTCACGGTATCGCGTTCCAGGGCTGGGACCGCCTGGGGTGGGACCGGGGCTTTGCCGATTTCTGGATGGCCTTGCGCGACAGGCGCGGACCGCTCACCGCTTTCGTTCTGGGCACAGGCTACATCCTGCTCGTGATCGAAGGCGTGTTCGGCGTCTTGCGCCTTGCCGGATGGCACTCGCAACTGGCGATGTCGCCGGCATTGAAGATCATGCTGCTGCTGTGCCTTGCCAGTTCACTGTGGCGCGCGTTTGTCCGTTTCGTCTTCACCGCTCGCGAATACGGCGCCCTGGAAGGCCTGCGCGCGGTGCTGCGCATCCCGGTTGCCAACTTTATCACGATCGTTGCAGGTCGCCGCGCGCTCATGCGCTATATCCGCACCCTTCGCGGGGAGGCGGTTACCTGGGACAAGACCCGGCACGACGTGCACCCGGCCCATGCTTCGAAACCCTTGGGAGCTGCTCGGTGA
- a CDS encoding sulfite exporter TauE/SafE family protein — MDVYLPIANLSVNGLIIVGLGAITGLLSGIFGVGGGFLTTPLMIFYGIPPTVAAASAASQVTGASVSGVFAHTRRGGVDYQMGAVMVAGGIIGTGIGALLFNLLAQLGQIDTVINILYVLLLGSIGGLMAKESIQSIRAERSGVSMAAKKRRHHPMVASLPMRWRFYRSGLYISPLAPLLLGIGTGILTMLMGIGGGFILVPAMLYILGMSANVVVGTSLFQILFVTMATTMMHALTTHAIDIVLASLLLFGSVTGAQLGAQFAQKASPVKLRLVLAIIVLVVAARMALGLGYRPDDIYTMAPL, encoded by the coding sequence ATGGACGTCTATCTTCCCATCGCCAATCTATCGGTCAACGGCCTGATCATCGTCGGCCTTGGCGCGATCACCGGCCTCCTTTCGGGGATCTTCGGTGTGGGCGGCGGATTTCTGACGACGCCGCTGATGATCTTCTACGGCATACCGCCCACGGTCGCCGCGGCATCGGCTGCCAGCCAGGTGACCGGTGCAAGCGTGTCGGGGGTCTTTGCGCATACCCGGCGCGGCGGGGTGGATTACCAGATGGGCGCAGTCATGGTCGCGGGCGGCATCATCGGCACCGGGATCGGTGCCTTGCTGTTCAACCTGCTCGCCCAGCTCGGCCAGATCGATACCGTCATCAACATTCTCTACGTCCTCCTGCTCGGTTCGATCGGCGGCCTGATGGCGAAAGAGAGCATCCAGTCGATCCGGGCAGAGCGCAGCGGCGTCTCTATGGCGGCGAAGAAGCGGCGCCACCACCCGATGGTCGCAAGCCTGCCGATGCGCTGGCGCTTCTATCGATCCGGGCTCTACATTTCGCCGCTTGCGCCGCTCCTGCTTGGCATTGGCACGGGCATCCTGACGATGCTCATGGGTATCGGCGGCGGCTTCATCCTCGTGCCGGCGATGCTCTACATCCTGGGCATGAGCGCCAATGTCGTGGTCGGTACGTCGCTGTTCCAGATCCTGTTCGTGACGATGGCGACGACGATGATGCACGCCCTCACGACCCACGCGATCGACATTGTCCTCGCCTCGCTGCTGTTGTTCGGCTCGGTGACGGGCGCGCAGCTGGGTGCGCAGTTCGCGCAGAAGGCGAGCCCGGTGAAACTGCGCCTCGTGCTGGCCATCATCGTCCTCGTGGTTGCGGCGCGCATGGCGCTCGGGCTGGGATACCGGCCTGACGACATCTACACGATGGCGCCGCTGTGA
- a CDS encoding TIGR02186 family protein, whose product MKRLRASLCALMALFLLSGARDPILVPEVSQHEVDLQQGFTGTELLLFGAILTPEGSRAAQDYDIVVVLKGPTQSIVLREKQKVAGIWINAASTEFRSAPSYYAIASTRPISEIVDDKTAAIYELGLQWLQLSPIGAINPEEQSRFSAGLVELNQKHGLYRESEGSVKVSEQVLYQARIDLPSSVPIGTYTAETFAISRGRVVASASSEVEVRKLGFERAVANFSDNYGFVYGLLAVFVSVGMGWLAGRLFALI is encoded by the coding sequence GTGAAGCGCCTGCGGGCGTCGCTGTGCGCGCTGATGGCGCTGTTCCTGCTGTCGGGAGCCCGCGATCCGATCCTCGTGCCCGAAGTCTCGCAGCACGAAGTCGATCTCCAGCAAGGCTTCACCGGCACCGAACTGCTCCTCTTCGGAGCGATCCTGACGCCGGAAGGCTCCCGCGCGGCGCAGGACTATGACATCGTCGTCGTTCTCAAGGGGCCGACTCAGTCGATCGTCCTGCGCGAGAAGCAGAAAGTCGCCGGGATCTGGATCAATGCGGCAAGTACCGAATTCCGCTCCGCTCCGTCCTACTATGCGATCGCTTCGACACGCCCCATCTCCGAAATCGTCGACGACAAGACCGCCGCCATCTACGAACTGGGCCTTCAGTGGCTGCAGCTTTCACCCATTGGGGCGATCAATCCGGAAGAGCAGTCGCGGTTTTCGGCAGGGCTTGTGGAACTGAACCAGAAGCATGGCCTCTATCGTGAAAGCGAGGGCAGCGTGAAGGTGAGCGAACAGGTGCTCTATCAGGCGCGCATCGACCTGCCGTCCAGCGTGCCGATCGGTACCTATACCGCTGAAACGTTTGCGATATCGAGGGGCCGTGTGGTCGCCTCGGCCTCGAGCGAAGTTGAGGTGCGCAAGCTTGGCTTCGAGCGCGCCGTGGCGAATTTCTCGGATAACTACGGCTTCGTCTATGGACTGCTCGCCGTTTTCGTCTCGGTAGGCATGGGCTGGCTTGCAGGCCGCCTGTTCGCACTGATCTGA
- a CDS encoding ATP-binding protein — protein sequence MDQMRIDEFERATPAERNVDGSFKPVTRKSTAEPIGVVLEVAGAGTRIAFDLEKLSLSSQDPDPTVALSGQVGSQIKIRVGNGWLLASVRNQKQDNAVPGGIVADADFLGEGEEERLTGRIHSFRRGVTFFPVPGAPVYSATSEDLRQIYASDGRSAIQIGNVYPTRDIRAGLYVDAMLGKHFALLGSTGTGKSTSAALILHRICEHAPEGHIIMVDPHGEYSAAFRSTGVILDVSNLQMPYWLMNFEEHCEVLLTSRGDDRQLDAEILGKCLLEARSKNRLAEQMGKITVDSPIPYLLSDLGNIISNAMGKLDKGHSSAPYMRIRNKLDELKGDPRYQFMFSGMLVGDTMADFISTLFRLPSRGRPISIIDVSGVPSDITSTVVAVLSRLVFDFAIWSREEKTRPILLVCEEAHRYVPNEKNADGSSVGRILSRIAKEGRKYGISLGLITQRPSDLAEGVLSQCGTIISMRLNNDRDQAFVRAAMPEGARGFLDSIPALRNRECIICGEGVSIPIRVSFDDLEEFKRPASDDPSFTQLWNTSGGEEEMVQRTVLRWRAQGR from the coding sequence ATGGATCAGATGCGTATCGATGAGTTTGAGCGTGCAACTCCTGCTGAGCGAAACGTCGATGGGTCATTCAAACCCGTGACGCGCAAGAGCACGGCTGAGCCGATTGGCGTGGTCCTGGAAGTAGCAGGTGCCGGAACGCGCATCGCGTTCGATCTCGAGAAACTTTCCCTGTCTTCGCAGGATCCCGATCCCACCGTCGCCCTGTCCGGGCAGGTCGGCAGCCAGATCAAGATCCGCGTCGGCAATGGCTGGCTGCTTGCCAGCGTACGCAACCAGAAGCAGGACAATGCGGTCCCCGGCGGTATCGTCGCCGACGCCGATTTCCTGGGCGAGGGTGAGGAAGAGCGCCTTACCGGGCGCATTCACAGCTTCCGCCGCGGCGTTACCTTCTTCCCGGTCCCCGGCGCGCCGGTCTATTCCGCGACCAGCGAGGACCTGCGGCAAATTTATGCCAGCGACGGACGCAGCGCGATCCAGATCGGCAACGTCTATCCGACCCGAGACATTCGCGCCGGGCTCTATGTCGATGCGATGCTGGGCAAGCACTTCGCCCTGCTCGGTTCAACCGGTACCGGCAAGTCGACCAGCGCGGCACTGATCCTGCACCGGATCTGCGAGCATGCGCCCGAAGGCCATATCATCATGGTCGACCCGCACGGCGAATATTCCGCGGCGTTCCGCAGCACCGGGGTGATCCTCGATGTCTCCAACCTGCAGATGCCCTACTGGCTGATGAACTTCGAGGAGCACTGCGAAGTCCTGCTGACTTCGCGCGGCGACGACCGCCAGCTCGACGCCGAAATCCTCGGCAAGTGCCTGCTCGAGGCGCGTTCGAAGAACCGGCTCGCCGAGCAGATGGGCAAGATCACCGTCGATTCGCCGATCCCCTACCTGCTCTCGGACCTTGGCAACATCATCAGCAACGCGATGGGCAAGCTCGACAAGGGCCACTCCAGCGCGCCTTACATGCGCATCCGCAACAAGCTCGATGAGCTGAAGGGCGATCCGCGTTACCAGTTCATGTTCTCGGGCATGCTCGTCGGCGATACGATGGCGGACTTCATCTCGACGCTGTTCCGCCTGCCTTCGCGCGGGCGGCCGATTTCGATCATCGACGTCTCGGGCGTGCCTTCGGACATCACTTCGACAGTCGTCGCTGTCCTGAGCCGTCTCGTCTTCGACTTCGCGATCTGGTCGCGGGAGGAAAAAACCCGCCCGATCCTGCTCGTTTGCGAAGAAGCGCACCGCTACGTTCCCAACGAGAAGAACGCCGACGGTTCCTCGGTCGGGCGCATCCTTTCGCGCATCGCCAAGGAGGGCCGCAAGTACGGCATCTCGCTCGGTCTGATCACACAGCGTCCGTCAGACCTGGCCGAAGGCGTGCTGTCGCAGTGCGGCACGATCATCTCGATGCGCCTCAACAACGACCGCGACCAGGCTTTCGTGCGCGCGGCGATGCCGGAAGGCGCGCGCGGCTTCCTCGATTCCATCCCGGCCCTGCGCAACCGGGAGTGCATCATCTGCGGTGAGGGCGTCTCGATCCCGATCCGCGTCTCCTTCGACGACCTCGAGGAATTCAAGCGCCCCGCATCGGACGACCCGTCCTTCACCCAGCTGTGGAACACCAGCGGCGGGGAAGAGGAGATGGTCCAGCGCACCGTCCTGCGCTGGCGCGCCCAGGGCCGCTAG
- a CDS encoding MATE family efflux transporter: MEAEALAEGAPGKHERGDLTQGPILRTLLLFSVPMLLSNVLQTLNGSINTIWVGRLLGESALAATANANLVMFLVIAATIGLGMATTVRISQRFGARDLQAVRATFGTGLGLCMALAAVTGTLGWFFSPALLHALGTPQASVQEALSYLRVIFVTVPFGVMSMIISMALRGVGDSKTPLNAMILTVMLDIVLNPLLIMGLGPVPSLGIAGSAMATAFANFSGTMFQIRQIYRKDLPLRLRGAELRYVIPRREELGYIITKGLPMGTQMLLFSSAGVIMIGLVNREGLNAAAAYGASLQLWNYLQMPALAVGSAVSAMVAQSLGAGNHARVGQVTRAGMLCNLVMTTALGAIIVLADHPLLALFLGSDSPAMPIAERIQLICTCAFLFMSVTMILSGTMRAYGAVVGPLVIMAVALYPARLGFYYALYPKIGGDAVWWAFPVGGLTSLLLTFAYYSKGNWRRAFKG; encoded by the coding sequence ATGGAAGCCGAGGCCCTTGCCGAAGGGGCCCCGGGCAAGCATGAGCGCGGCGACCTCACGCAAGGTCCGATCCTGCGCACCCTGCTGCTGTTCTCGGTTCCGATGCTGCTCTCCAACGTGCTGCAGACCCTCAACGGTTCGATCAACACGATCTGGGTCGGGCGGCTGCTGGGCGAAAGTGCGCTGGCGGCAACGGCCAATGCCAATCTCGTGATGTTCCTGGTGATTGCGGCGACCATCGGCCTGGGCATGGCGACCACCGTGCGCATCAGCCAGCGCTTCGGCGCGCGCGACTTGCAGGCCGTTCGGGCGACTTTCGGCACCGGCCTTGGCCTTTGCATGGCGCTCGCCGCGGTGACCGGTACGCTGGGCTGGTTCTTCTCGCCCGCCCTGCTTCATGCCCTTGGCACGCCCCAGGCCAGCGTGCAGGAGGCGCTTTCCTACTTGCGCGTGATCTTCGTCACCGTGCCTTTCGGGGTCATGTCGATGATCATCTCGATGGCCCTGCGCGGTGTGGGCGATTCCAAGACGCCGCTCAACGCCATGATCCTGACGGTGATGCTCGACATCGTGCTCAATCCGCTGCTGATCATGGGCCTGGGACCGGTGCCTTCGCTGGGCATCGCCGGGTCGGCCATGGCGACAGCCTTCGCCAACTTTTCCGGCACCATGTTCCAGATCCGCCAGATCTACCGCAAGGACTTGCCGCTGCGGCTGCGCGGGGCGGAGTTGCGCTATGTCATCCCGCGGCGTGAGGAGCTGGGCTACATCATCACCAAGGGCTTGCCGATGGGCACGCAGATGCTCCTGTTCTCGTCCGCCGGTGTGATCATGATCGGGCTGGTCAACCGCGAGGGCCTGAATGCCGCCGCCGCCTACGGGGCCTCGCTGCAGCTCTGGAACTACCTGCAGATGCCTGCGCTTGCGGTGGGGTCGGCGGTCAGCGCCATGGTGGCCCAATCGCTGGGAGCGGGCAACCACGCGCGGGTCGGACAGGTCACGCGCGCGGGGATGCTGTGCAACCTGGTGATGACCACTGCACTCGGGGCGATAATCGTGCTGGCCGACCACCCGCTGCTGGCCCTGTTCCTGGGCAGCGACAGCCCGGCGATGCCGATTGCCGAGCGCATTCAGCTGATCTGCACCTGCGCCTTCCTGTTCATGTCGGTGACGATGATCCTGTCGGGCACGATGCGCGCCTACGGCGCCGTTGTCGGGCCGCTGGTGATCATGGCGGTTGCGCTCTACCCGGCGCGCCTCGGCTTCTACTATGCGCTCTACCCGAAGATCGGCGGAGATGCCGTCTGGTGGGCCTTCCCGGTAGGGGGCCTTACTTCGCTGCTGCTGACCTTCGCCTACTATTCGAAGGGCAACTGGCGCCGCGCCTTCAAGGGCTGA
- a CDS encoding 7-carboxy-7-deazaguanine synthase QueE — MPLILATTTPGEPEIFASLQGEGASMGRPSTFVRLSRCNLACQWCDTAYTWRFEGDNRPHSDDVAFERKANQLTLEEADVAARVAALHPDRLVLTGGEPLLQGPALARLVTELDALRPGMHVEVETNGSVAPHAALDPMIHQFNVSPKLAHSGNPADLALIPQRLAAWSADPRAFFKFVIAAPEDLQEVLALQQTYAIPGERIFLMPEGRSSEVVRQRSAWLADLCLDNALRFTDRLHIHLWGDTRGT; from the coding sequence ATGCCCCTGATCCTTGCCACGACCACGCCGGGTGAGCCGGAAATCTTCGCTTCGCTGCAGGGCGAAGGTGCGTCGATGGGACGACCGAGCACCTTCGTGCGGCTCTCGCGCTGTAACCTTGCCTGCCAGTGGTGCGATACGGCCTACACCTGGCGTTTCGAGGGCGACAACCGTCCGCACAGCGACGACGTCGCCTTCGAGCGCAAGGCCAACCAGCTCACACTGGAGGAAGCCGACGTCGCGGCGCGGGTGGCCGCCCTGCACCCGGATCGCCTGGTGCTGACAGGCGGCGAGCCGCTGCTGCAGGGCCCTGCACTGGCCCGGCTCGTTACCGAGCTGGATGCGCTGCGCCCCGGCATGCATGTCGAGGTCGAGACCAACGGCTCGGTTGCCCCCCATGCCGCGCTCGATCCAATGATCCACCAGTTCAATGTCAGCCCGAAGCTCGCCCACAGCGGCAACCCGGCGGACCTCGCGCTGATCCCCCAGCGCCTCGCGGCATGGTCGGCCGATCCGCGCGCCTTCTTCAAGTTCGTGATTGCCGCTCCGGAAGATCTTCAGGAAGTGCTGGCCCTCCAGCAGACTTACGCGATCCCCGGCGAGCGCATCTTCCTGATGCCGGAAGGCCGGTCGAGCGAGGTTGTGCGCCAGCGCTCAGCATGGCTCGCGGACCTTTGCCTGGACAATGCCTTGCGCTTTACCGACCGACTTCACATTCACCTCTGGGGCGACACGCGCGGAACATGA